A part of Pseudomonas sp. HR96 genomic DNA contains:
- a CDS encoding helix-turn-helix transcriptional regulator, with product MSLISAYPMASAGRRQIIIRSDAMSGDAFGSLFERVFGTLYSDIPRQGHPLSVAGVYGRHDGVSFRHMSYRGDFRVQIPALDDEITFVLPTAGRIVFELANETLGVPSVGLAVEKREVRLVRFVDGHSQYGLSVRRGLFAQRLSLLLGRPVMQPVRFAPRVDLNDPAFDGLRAMVRFATGAELDHLINCSALLPTRLQEMLVDALLEVWPHNHSEALKRPAPGIAPRHVKLAMDYIQAQPEVLVSGSELAALSHVSLRALQDGFRRFAGTSIVGYQRQVRLECAYQALRQDSPRSVSEIAQGLGFANVGRFSQYFRSAYGVGPMEVRRR from the coding sequence ATGTCGCTGATATCCGCTTACCCGATGGCCAGCGCTGGGCGCCGGCAGATCATCATCCGCTCCGACGCCATGAGCGGCGACGCCTTCGGCAGCCTGTTCGAGCGAGTATTCGGTACGCTCTATTCGGACATTCCGCGCCAGGGCCACCCCTTGAGCGTGGCCGGGGTGTATGGCCGGCACGACGGCGTGAGCTTTCGGCACATGAGCTATCGCGGCGACTTTCGCGTGCAGATCCCGGCGCTGGACGATGAAATCACCTTTGTGTTGCCCACGGCCGGGCGCATCGTCTTCGAGCTGGCCAACGAGACCCTGGGCGTGCCCAGCGTCGGCCTGGCGGTGGAAAAGCGCGAAGTGCGCTTGGTGCGCTTTGTCGACGGGCACAGCCAGTATGGGCTGTCGGTACGTCGCGGGTTGTTTGCCCAGCGCCTGTCGCTGCTGCTCGGCCGGCCGGTGATGCAGCCGGTGCGTTTCGCTCCCCGAGTCGACCTGAATGATCCGGCGTTCGATGGCCTGCGTGCAATGGTGCGCTTTGCCACCGGCGCCGAGCTCGACCACCTGATCAACTGCAGCGCGCTGCTGCCCACGCGCCTGCAGGAAATGCTGGTGGATGCGCTGCTGGAGGTGTGGCCGCACAACCACAGCGAGGCGCTCAAGCGCCCGGCGCCAGGCATTGCACCGCGCCATGTGAAGCTGGCCATGGATTACATCCAGGCGCAGCCCGAGGTGCTGGTCAGTGGCAGCGAACTGGCCGCCTTGAGCCATGTCAGCCTGAGGGCGCTGCAGGACGGCTTTCGCCGGTTTGCCGGCACCTCGATCGTCGGCTACCAGCGCCAGGTGCGTCTCGAGTGCGCCTACCAGGCCCTGCGGCAGGACAGCCCGCGCTCGGTCAGCGAGATCGCCCAAGGCCTGGGCTTCGCCAATGTCGGACGCTTCAGCCAATATTTTCGCAGCGCCTACGGGGTAGGGCCGATGGAGGTGCGGCGGCGCTAG
- a CDS encoding type II toxin-antitoxin system VapC family toxin, giving the protein MYLLDTNVVSELRKARSAKADPGVVEWAQGVAAGDLFISAVTLLELETGVLRIQRKDASQGAILRTWIDQHVLPVFAGRVLAIDSAVALRCARLHIPDPRQETDALIAATALLHGMTVVTRNIRDFQHMGVPLLNPWRA; this is encoded by the coding sequence ATGTATCTACTGGACACCAACGTCGTTTCCGAATTGAGGAAGGCCAGGTCGGCCAAGGCTGACCCTGGCGTGGTCGAATGGGCGCAGGGTGTCGCCGCGGGAGACCTGTTCATTTCAGCCGTCACACTGCTCGAGCTGGAAACCGGCGTGTTGAGGATCCAGCGTAAGGATGCGTCCCAAGGCGCCATCCTGCGTACGTGGATCGATCAGCATGTACTACCAGTATTTGCCGGACGGGTGTTGGCGATCGACAGCGCCGTGGCCTTGCGCTGCGCGCGGTTGCACATACCCGACCCGCGGCAGGAGACCGATGCACTGATTGCCGCTACGGCCCTGCTTCACGGCATGACGGTGGTGACCCGCAATATCCGCGATTTCCAGCACATGGGCGTGCCGCTGCTCAACCCTTGGCGAGCCTGA
- a CDS encoding type II toxin-antitoxin system Phd/YefM family antitoxin, producing MHLTISSREFNQDTSGAKKAAHNGPVFITDRGKPAHVLLTIGEYQRLTGGQASIIDLLAMPGSEEIEFEPVRVEVQPRPVDFS from the coding sequence ATGCACCTCACCATTTCAAGCCGGGAATTCAATCAGGACACCAGCGGTGCAAAGAAGGCCGCCCACAACGGCCCGGTGTTCATTACCGATCGAGGCAAGCCGGCTCACGTGTTGCTCACCATCGGTGAATACCAGCGCCTCACCGGCGGGCAGGCCAGCATCATCGATCTGCTGGCAATGCCGGGCAGTGAAGAGATCGAGTTCGAGCCTGTTCGCGTCGAGGTTCAGCCGCGTCCGGTGGACTTCAGCTGA
- the gspD gene encoding type II secretion system secretin GspD, with translation MTHPIAAPTPLATLRLPLLGLAVAIALGGCAWPRQESHNDPALMREALNGTGDQAPPPAALELPSPAPANSAPPPRQLIVGSQRFIHGQGSRTLPGATAQSGDDAPGNIAFNFTDQPIDAVINTVLGDVLHANYSITPQVKGNVSFSTSRPVNRQQALSILETLLSWTDNAMIRQGDRYVILPAAQAVAGKLVPEMPVAQPASGLSARLYPLRFIGALEMQKLLKPFVRENAFLLVDPARNVLSLAGSAEELANYQDTIDTFDVDWLKGMSIAVYGLQHAAVGELMPQLQKAFGPDSGMPLASMVKFMPNERTNSIVAISAQPAYLQEVGDWIKTIDEGGGNEPQMYVYDVRNMKATDLARYLRQIYGSGAIKEEAAAKVAPGLRTTTLSSLNGSGSTTSASQVTGGMSTAQSATPASDESEEDADSDSSDSSDSAGDADSAGSASQKTLEESVRITAQKSTNQLLVRTRPAQWKEIEAAIKRMDNLPLQVQIETRILEVKLSGELDLGVQWYLGQLAGNSTSTTVADASGSQGALGGGGAGLGSSDSLFYSFVSNHLQVALHALQTNGRTQVLSAPSLVVMNNQQAQIQVGNNIPINQTTVNTSSSTTTLSSVEYVQTGVILDVTPRINPGGLVYMDIKQQVSDADTSSVTTAQPNPSISTRSVSTQIAVQSGQTVLLGGLIKQDNAESTSSVPGLANIPGLRWLFGSTSKSRDRTELIVLITPRVVTSANQARQVTDDYRQQMQLLRP, from the coding sequence ATGACCCACCCGATCGCTGCACCGACACCCCTTGCCACCTTGCGCCTGCCCCTGCTGGGCCTGGCCGTGGCCATTGCCTTGGGCGGCTGTGCCTGGCCGCGCCAGGAAAGCCACAACGACCCGGCGCTGATGCGCGAGGCGCTCAACGGCACCGGCGACCAGGCGCCGCCGCCCGCCGCGCTGGAGCTGCCGAGCCCGGCGCCGGCCAACAGTGCGCCGCCGCCCCGGCAGCTGATCGTCGGCAGCCAGCGCTTCATCCACGGCCAGGGCAGCCGCACCCTGCCGGGCGCCACGGCGCAGAGCGGCGACGATGCGCCGGGCAACATTGCCTTCAACTTCACCGACCAGCCGATCGACGCGGTCATCAATACGGTGCTGGGTGATGTGCTGCACGCCAACTACAGCATCACCCCGCAGGTGAAGGGCAACGTCAGCTTCTCCACCTCGCGGCCAGTCAACCGGCAGCAGGCGTTGTCGATCCTGGAGACGCTGCTGTCCTGGACCGACAACGCGATGATCCGCCAGGGCGACCGCTACGTGATTCTGCCCGCCGCCCAGGCCGTGGCCGGCAAGCTGGTCCCGGAGATGCCCGTGGCGCAGCCGGCCAGCGGCCTGTCGGCGCGCCTGTACCCGCTGCGGTTCATCGGCGCCCTGGAGATGCAGAAGCTGCTCAAGCCGTTCGTGCGGGAAAACGCCTTCCTGCTGGTGGACCCCGCGCGCAACGTGTTGAGCCTGGCCGGCAGCGCCGAGGAGCTGGCCAACTACCAGGACACCATCGACACCTTCGACGTCGACTGGCTCAAGGGCATGTCGATCGCCGTGTACGGCTTGCAGCACGCGGCGGTCGGTGAATTGATGCCGCAGCTGCAAAAGGCCTTCGGCCCCGACAGCGGCATGCCGCTGGCCAGCATGGTCAAGTTCATGCCCAACGAGCGCACCAATTCCATCGTCGCCATCTCCGCGCAGCCGGCCTACCTGCAGGAGGTCGGCGACTGGATCAAGACCATCGACGAGGGCGGCGGCAACGAACCGCAGATGTACGTGTACGACGTGCGCAACATGAAGGCCACCGACCTGGCGCGCTATCTGCGGCAGATCTACGGCAGCGGCGCAATCAAGGAAGAGGCCGCCGCCAAGGTTGCGCCGGGCCTGCGCACCACCACGCTGTCATCGCTCAACGGCAGCGGCTCGACCACCAGCGCCAGCCAGGTGACAGGCGGCATGAGCACGGCGCAGAGCGCCACCCCCGCCAGCGATGAAAGTGAAGAGGACGCCGACAGCGACAGCAGCGACAGCAGCGACAGCGCCGGTGACGCCGACAGCGCCGGCAGCGCCAGCCAGAAGACCCTGGAAGAAAGCGTGCGCATCACCGCGCAGAAAAGCACCAACCAGTTGCTGGTGCGCACGCGCCCGGCGCAGTGGAAGGAGATCGAGGCGGCCATCAAGCGCATGGACAATCTGCCGCTGCAGGTGCAGATCGAGACGCGCATCCTCGAGGTCAAGCTCAGCGGCGAACTGGACCTGGGCGTGCAGTGGTACCTGGGCCAGCTGGCGGGCAACTCGACCAGCACCACGGTGGCCGACGCCAGCGGCAGCCAGGGTGCGCTGGGCGGTGGCGGGGCGGGGCTGGGCTCCAGCGACTCGCTGTTCTATTCGTTCGTCAGCAACCACCTGCAGGTTGCCCTGCATGCCCTGCAAACCAATGGCCGCACCCAGGTGCTGTCGGCCCCCTCGCTGGTGGTGATGAACAACCAGCAGGCGCAGATCCAGGTCGGCAACAACATTCCCATCAACCAGACCACGGTCAATACCAGCAGCTCCACCACCACCTTGAGCAGCGTGGAATACGTGCAGACCGGGGTCATCCTCGACGTGACCCCGCGCATCAATCCGGGCGGCCTGGTGTACATGGACATCAAGCAGCAGGTCAGCGATGCCGACACCAGCAGCGTGACCACCGCGCAACCGAACCCGAGCATCTCGACGCGCTCGGTCTCGACCCAGATCGCCGTGCAAAGCGGGCAGACCGTGCTGCTCGGTGGCCTGATCAAGCAGGACAACGCCGAGTCCACCTCCAGTGTCCCGGGCCTGGCCAACATCCCCGGGCTGCGCTGGCTGTTCGGCTCCACCAGCAAGAGCCGCGACCGCACCGAGCTGATCGTGCTGATCACCCCGCGGGTGGTCACCAGTGCGAACCAGGCGCGCCAGGTGACCGACGATTACCGCCAGCAGATGCAGTTGCTGCGGCCTTGA
- a CDS encoding type II secretion system protein N — protein MRPLAWVVLLDGVLVTALAWLWLAPSAPLQWPPAALSAPARTSAAPMPALAPLLPEQLAVAWQHPLFSPTRQPDQGPAAAVSNPLAGLTLGGVISQGQAQWALLRQAGHPPLKLRLGDSLEGGWTLHALSRSSATFERQGQTQTLNLPLVRLPAPTVRLSSPFDVTAP, from the coding sequence ATGAGGCCGCTGGCGTGGGTCGTGTTGCTCGACGGCGTGCTGGTTACGGCGCTGGCCTGGCTCTGGCTGGCGCCCAGCGCGCCGCTGCAATGGCCGCCCGCCGCGCTGAGCGCGCCCGCGCGGACGAGTGCTGCGCCCATGCCGGCGCTGGCGCCGCTGCTTCCTGAGCAATTGGCCGTGGCCTGGCAGCACCCCTTGTTCAGCCCAACGCGCCAGCCTGACCAGGGCCCGGCGGCCGCCGTGAGCAACCCGCTGGCTGGGCTGACCCTGGGCGGGGTGATCAGCCAGGGCCAGGCGCAATGGGCGCTGCTGCGCCAGGCCGGTCACCCGCCGCTCAAGCTGCGCCTGGGCGACAGCCTGGAGGGCGGCTGGACCCTGCATGCGCTGTCGCGCAGCAGCGCCACCTTCGAGCGTCAGGGACAGACGCAAACCTTGAATCTGCCTCTGGTGCGCTTGCCCGCGCCAACGGTCCGGCTTTCCTCACCTTTCGACGTAACGGCACCATGA
- the gspM gene encoding type II secretion system protein GspM produces the protein MRRPLKPLERQMGALLLLALLLWSAWYLLIDSWFAAPMAELDAQAQGLQEQHQRYAQLLAQGPALQAALEQARSDPASQRSLLAGDDANGAAADLMQYAVERVNAQAGKGPGCVVSQRMPIVPPQDPAVPYRQVKVSLTLACGTEPLLRLLAELEYGQPVVFVEDLSLHGSVGPQGAGGPGRLKVQLLLRGYLTASAAVEPRS, from the coding sequence ATGCGCCGACCGCTCAAACCCCTTGAACGCCAGATGGGCGCGCTGCTGCTGCTGGCGCTGCTACTGTGGAGCGCCTGGTACCTGCTGATCGACAGCTGGTTCGCCGCGCCCATGGCCGAGCTCGACGCGCAGGCGCAAGGGCTGCAGGAGCAGCATCAGCGTTACGCGCAGTTGCTGGCGCAGGGGCCGGCACTGCAGGCCGCGCTCGAACAGGCCCGCAGCGACCCGGCCAGCCAGCGCAGCCTGCTGGCCGGCGACGACGCCAACGGCGCTGCCGCCGACCTGATGCAGTATGCGGTGGAGCGGGTCAATGCCCAGGCGGGCAAGGGGCCGGGCTGCGTGGTCAGCCAACGCATGCCGATCGTGCCGCCCCAGGACCCCGCTGTACCCTACCGGCAGGTCAAGGTCAGCCTGACGCTTGCGTGCGGTACCGAGCCGCTCCTGCGCCTGCTCGCCGAGCTTGAATACGGCCAGCCGGTGGTGTTCGTCGAAGACCTGAGCCTGCACGGCAGCGTCGGCCCGCAAGGGGCGGGTGGCCCGGGGCGGCTCAAGGTGCAGCTGTTGCTGCGCGGCTACCTTACCGCCAGCGCCGCCGTGGAGCCGCGCTCATGA
- a CDS encoding type II secretion system protein GspL — MTVLISNLRQQADSLRQRWGHSAPRRWLYAWCAELVGLLPGAVRARMAPGPARQRLVWPLPPGVDSTRPATLLLPASLVLVQRLELPAAAAGNLHAVVGFEIDRYTPFTAEQVHYAVRLLERDATRARVLLVAIGRERLSAILEHCQGLGLQVHSLRALDESGQLLPGELLALERRSAGAATRLLRAAMVLALALLIALLASLLEQRQVAVEQMSAQVAEQRRQVAQLQTVRRELTDSRDAAGYLSRLKAAMPTTSQLLGELTECLGDDSWLEQLQVRDSGELSVAGQSRHASALLNHARGCAHLQAVQFQGVIQPDGQTGNDRFALVARIRQEAADAPTAQTP, encoded by the coding sequence ATGACCGTATTGATTTCCAACCTGCGTCAGCAGGCTGACTCGCTCCGCCAGCGCTGGGGCCACAGCGCACCGCGCCGGTGGCTGTACGCCTGGTGCGCCGAGCTGGTCGGGCTGCTGCCCGGCGCCGTGCGCGCACGCATGGCCCCTGGCCCCGCGCGGCAACGGCTGGTTTGGCCACTGCCGCCTGGCGTGGACAGCACGCGCCCGGCGACCCTGTTGTTGCCGGCGTCGCTGGTGCTGGTGCAGCGCCTGGAGTTGCCGGCGGCCGCTGCCGGCAACCTGCACGCGGTGGTCGGCTTCGAGATCGACCGCTACACGCCGTTCACCGCCGAGCAGGTGCACTACGCCGTGCGCCTGCTCGAACGCGATGCCACCCGCGCCCGCGTGCTGCTGGTCGCCATCGGCCGCGAGCGGCTGAGCGCGATCCTCGAGCACTGCCAGGGGCTTGGGCTGCAGGTGCACAGCCTGCGCGCGCTGGATGAAAGTGGGCAACTGCTGCCCGGCGAGTTGCTGGCCCTCGAACGCCGGTCCGCTGGGGCTGCGACCCGGCTGCTGCGCGCCGCAATGGTGCTGGCGCTGGCCTTGCTGATCGCTCTGCTGGCCAGCCTGCTGGAGCAGCGCCAGGTCGCGGTCGAGCAGATGAGCGCGCAGGTGGCCGAGCAACGCCGGCAGGTGGCGCAGCTGCAAACCGTGCGCCGTGAATTGACCGACAGTCGCGACGCGGCGGGCTATCTGAGCCGCCTCAAGGCCGCCATGCCGACCACCAGCCAGCTGCTCGGCGAGTTGACCGAGTGCCTGGGCGACGACAGCTGGCTGGAGCAATTGCAAGTGCGCGACAGCGGCGAGCTCTCGGTCGCCGGCCAGAGCCGGCATGCCAGCGCGCTGCTCAACCACGCGCGGGGCTGCGCGCACCTGCAGGCGGTGCAGTTTCAAGGGGTCATCCAGCCCGACGGGCAGACCGGCAATGACCGCTTCGCCCTGGTGGCACGAATCAGACAGGAGGCCGCCGATGCGCCGACCGCTCAAACCCCTTGA
- a CDS encoding type II secretion system protein GspK encodes MKRQQGIALLLVLWLLALLSVLLAALAATVQLQHRQSAWLSGHTQALLAAEAGLSLAVMALQAREPRERWAADGQPHRVELGRAQLWVRVRSERGKLDLNAASAADVRRLLSACGADAAASADVSQALEQRRNGPAALRTLEELGQLPGMTYALYRCVQGLVTVWSGAEQPDPSLAPARLARALGLPVVHVGDAQPGQIFTIVSTARLADGQRATLHTTLMLNPAKEGARPYRVLRWQE; translated from the coding sequence ATGAAGCGCCAACAGGGGATTGCCCTGCTGCTGGTGCTGTGGCTGCTGGCACTGTTGTCGGTGCTGCTGGCCGCACTGGCGGCGACGGTGCAGTTGCAGCATCGCCAGAGTGCCTGGCTCAGTGGCCACACCCAGGCGCTGTTGGCCGCCGAAGCCGGCCTGAGCCTGGCCGTGATGGCCCTGCAGGCCCGCGAGCCGCGCGAGCGCTGGGCCGCCGATGGCCAGCCGCATCGCGTCGAACTGGGCCGCGCCCAGCTGTGGGTGCGGGTGCGCAGTGAGCGCGGCAAGCTGGACCTCAACGCCGCGTCGGCGGCGGACGTGCGCCGGCTGCTGTCGGCCTGCGGCGCCGATGCGGCGGCCAGCGCGGACGTCAGTCAGGCGCTGGAGCAACGGCGTAATGGCCCGGCAGCGCTGCGCACCCTGGAAGAACTCGGCCAGTTGCCGGGCATGACCTACGCGCTGTACCGCTGCGTGCAAGGGCTGGTCACGGTGTGGTCCGGCGCCGAACAACCCGACCCGAGCCTCGCGCCAGCGCGCCTGGCCCGGGCGCTGGGCTTGCCGGTGGTGCATGTCGGCGACGCGCAGCCCGGGCAGATATTCACCATTGTCAGCACCGCACGCCTGGCCGACGGCCAACGCGCGACGCTGCACACGACCTTGATGCTCAACCCGGCAAAGGAGGGCGCACGACCGTATCGGGTCCTGCGCTGGCAAGAATGA
- a CDS encoding prepilin-type N-terminal cleavage/methylation domain-containing protein produces MKRERGFTLLEILVVLSLLGVLIGLLGTFVLNATASQARADLYATRLDEVRGAQRFLRAAISQALPLATDVSQAKAPRFIGAADQLVFVAPLPDSLGGGLYQQRISSSEHRLQVRFARLMGQVLLPVGEVQLLLDDVQQMSFSYRGLSPQAQDSGWLAAWPWPERLPRQVRIQAHLQGPLPWVTEEINLRLDLAGEVGSE; encoded by the coding sequence ATGAAGCGCGAACGCGGTTTTACCCTGCTGGAAATCCTCGTGGTGCTGAGCTTGCTCGGGGTGCTGATCGGCCTGCTCGGGACCTTCGTGTTGAACGCCACCGCCAGCCAGGCCCGGGCCGATCTCTACGCCACACGGCTGGACGAGGTGCGCGGGGCGCAGCGTTTTCTGCGCGCGGCCATCAGCCAGGCCCTGCCGCTGGCCACGGATGTTTCGCAGGCCAAGGCGCCGCGTTTCATCGGCGCGGCGGATCAGTTGGTGTTTGTCGCACCCTTGCCCGATTCCCTGGGCGGTGGCCTGTATCAGCAACGGATCAGCAGCAGCGAGCACCGCCTGCAAGTGCGCTTCGCGCGGCTGATGGGCCAGGTCCTGTTGCCGGTGGGCGAGGTGCAGCTGCTGCTCGACGATGTCCAACAGATGAGCTTCAGCTACCGCGGGCTGTCGCCGCAGGCGCAGGACAGCGGCTGGCTGGCCGCCTGGCCGTGGCCCGAACGGCTGCCGCGCCAGGTGCGCATCCAGGCGCATCTGCAAGGGCCGCTGCCGTGGGTCACCGAGGAGATCAACCTGCGCCTGGACCTGGCTGGCGAAGTGGGCAGCGAATGA
- a CDS encoding prepilin-type N-terminal cleavage/methylation domain-containing protein: MSRQQGFTLLEMLAALALLAVCASVLLVAFGQGARSLQQLASNDRISLAARSLFDQLDAGPLQAGHSQGQWDGLPWSCDIAPIPAQGGQARLWQIELSVRDGARQAQFSTLRVRSGGSGP, encoded by the coding sequence ATGAGCCGCCAGCAGGGCTTTACCCTGCTGGAAATGCTCGCCGCGCTGGCGTTGCTGGCCGTCTGCGCCAGCGTCTTGTTGGTGGCTTTCGGTCAAGGTGCGCGCAGTCTGCAGCAGTTGGCCAGCAACGATCGCATCAGTCTGGCCGCCCGTTCGCTGTTCGATCAGCTGGACGCTGGGCCCCTCCAGGCCGGCCACTCGCAAGGGCAGTGGGACGGCTTGCCATGGTCCTGCGACATCGCCCCGATACCGGCCCAGGGCGGCCAGGCGCGGCTCTGGCAGATCGAGCTGAGCGTCAGGGACGGCGCGCGCCAGGCGCAGTTCAGCACCTTGCGGGTGCGCAGCGGCGGTAGCGGGCCATGA
- a CDS encoding Tfp pilus assembly protein FimT/FimU: protein MGAGRGFTLLELLVVIALVGVAAGLVGVGLGRGLHQAAERRALTQMVQALRAARVQAIVSGQPALTRFDLGQRRVQGPHQRPAPWPADWQVRLQTAEALGAAFEFYPDGGASGGNVLISRDQRQWRIDVAWLTGAVTLRALP, encoded by the coding sequence GTGGGCGCTGGCCGTGGCTTCACACTGCTCGAATTGCTGGTGGTGATTGCGCTGGTCGGGGTGGCGGCGGGGCTGGTCGGCGTCGGCCTCGGCCGCGGCCTGCATCAGGCCGCCGAGCGTCGTGCGCTGACGCAGATGGTCCAGGCGCTGCGGGCGGCGCGGGTGCAAGCCATCGTCAGCGGCCAACCGGCACTGACCCGCTTCGACCTCGGGCAGCGCCGCGTGCAGGGGCCGCACCAGCGGCCCGCACCGTGGCCTGCTGACTGGCAGGTGCGCCTGCAGACCGCCGAAGCGTTGGGAGCGGCGTTCGAGTTCTACCCCGATGGCGGTGCCAGCGGCGGCAATGTGCTGATCAGCCGTGATCAACGCCAGTGGCGCATCGACGTCGCCTGGCTGACGGGCGCCGTGACCCTGAGGGCGCTGCCATGA
- the gspG gene encoding type II secretion system major pseudopilin GspG — MKTPRSARRQGGFTLLEMLAVIVLLGIVATIVVRQVGGNVDKGKYGAGKAQLASLSMKVESYALDVGAPPASLAELLTRPANAKGWAGPYAKPSDLDDPFGHPIGYRFPGEHGSFDLIFYGQDGQPGGDGYKADLGNWE, encoded by the coding sequence ATGAAAACGCCACGCTCCGCCCGCCGCCAAGGCGGCTTCACCTTGCTGGAAATGCTCGCGGTCATTGTCCTGCTGGGCATCGTCGCCACCATCGTCGTGCGCCAGGTCGGCGGCAACGTCGACAAGGGCAAGTACGGCGCGGGCAAGGCGCAGCTGGCCAGCCTGAGCATGAAGGTGGAAAGCTACGCGCTGGATGTCGGCGCACCGCCCGCGAGCCTGGCGGAACTGCTCACCCGACCGGCCAATGCCAAGGGCTGGGCCGGCCCCTACGCCAAGCCCTCGGACCTCGACGACCCATTCGGCCACCCGATCGGTTATCGCTTCCCGGGCGAGCACGGCAGTTTCGACCTGATCTTCTACGGCCAGGACGGCCAACCCGGTGGCGATGGCTACAAGGCTGACCTTGGCAACTGGGAATAA
- the gspF gene encoding type II secretion system inner membrane protein GspF encodes MQPFSYRALDADGAAHKGWIEAADAPSAAAALQARGWLVLKLQPGAGRGRRGRVAKALGGAHLVSFTQQLATLLGAGQPLERALGVLARQAGERRRATLLQRVREQVKGGKPLSQALEEEGGQFSSLYVSLVRAGEAGGALELALGQLAEYLERSQKLRGEVVNALIYPAFLVVGVLGSLVLLLTYVVPQFVPIFSDLGVPIPWITQAILALSQALSTYGLWLAGAAAALVAGTGAARRNPLRRQRHHRRLLQLKIIGPLLQRLEAARLARTLGTLLGNGVSLLQALQIMRQVSANLAIRGQVEQAIEQVKGGGTLAAAFAAPPLLPELALQMIEVGEQSGQLGAMLLKAAAVFDVEVKRGIDRVLAALVPTLTLVMALLVALIMLAIMLPLMSLTSNI; translated from the coding sequence ATGCAACCCTTCAGCTACCGCGCCCTGGACGCCGACGGCGCCGCGCACAAAGGCTGGATCGAGGCCGCCGACGCGCCCAGCGCTGCCGCCGCCTTGCAGGCCCGCGGCTGGCTGGTGCTCAAGCTGCAACCGGGCGCGGGCCGAGGCCGCCGTGGCCGTGTGGCCAAGGCGCTGGGCGGGGCGCATCTGGTCAGCTTCACCCAGCAGCTGGCGACCTTGCTCGGCGCCGGCCAGCCGCTGGAACGGGCGCTGGGCGTGCTGGCCAGGCAGGCCGGCGAGCGCCGCCGAGCCACGCTGCTGCAACGTGTTCGCGAACAAGTGAAAGGCGGCAAGCCGCTGTCCCAGGCGCTGGAAGAAGAGGGCGGGCAGTTCTCCAGCCTGTACGTCAGCCTGGTGCGTGCCGGCGAAGCCGGCGGCGCGTTGGAACTGGCCCTCGGGCAGCTGGCCGAGTACCTGGAGCGCAGCCAGAAGCTGCGCGGGGAGGTGGTCAACGCGCTGATCTATCCAGCCTTTCTGGTGGTTGGCGTGCTCGGCTCACTGGTCCTGCTGCTGACCTACGTGGTGCCGCAATTCGTGCCGATCTTTAGCGACCTCGGGGTGCCGATCCCGTGGATCACCCAGGCCATCCTCGCCCTCAGCCAGGCCCTGAGCACCTACGGCCTGTGGCTGGCGGGCGCTGCGGCGGCGCTGGTGGCCGGCACCGGCGCGGCGCGGCGCAACCCGCTGCGGCGCCAGCGCCACCACCGGCGTCTGCTGCAACTGAAGATCATCGGCCCGCTGCTGCAACGGCTGGAAGCCGCGCGGCTGGCACGCACCCTGGGCACCTTGCTGGGCAACGGCGTGTCGCTGCTGCAGGCGCTGCAGATCATGCGCCAGGTCAGCGCAAACCTGGCCATTCGCGGCCAGGTCGAGCAAGCCATCGAACAGGTCAAGGGCGGCGGCACCCTGGCCGCTGCCTTTGCCGCGCCGCCGCTGCTGCCGGAGCTGGCCCTGCAGATGATCGAGGTGGGCGAACAGTCCGGGCAACTGGGCGCCATGTTGCTCAAGGCCGCCGCCGTCTTCGACGTCGAGGTCAAGCGCGGTATCGACCGTGTGCTGGCCGCGCTGGTACCGACCCTGACCCTAGTCATGGCGCTGCTGGTCGCCCTGATCATGCTGGCCATCATGCTTCCGCTGATGAGCCTGACCAGTAACATTTGA